In Bacteroidota bacterium, one genomic interval encodes:
- a CDS encoding ECF-type sigma factor, translating into MSSNEAARTTVAALLSCREDEKGPSVDELLPFIYEELREMAHRQLAREQGQRTLHTTDLVHEAYMRLVDDSQVSKKGKAYFFSAAASAMRRVLVDQARKRNSKKRGEGIQKVKLDDVEIGINAFAGNLLDLDDALNELAAFSPRQARVVEYRFFGGLGVEETADILQISSRTATNDWKLARAWLHRRLKA; encoded by the coding sequence ATGTCTTCTAATGAGGCTGCCCGGACCACCGTTGCTGCTCTTTTGAGCTGCCGTGAGGATGAAAAGGGGCCTTCGGTAGATGAATTACTGCCGTTTATTTATGAGGAGTTGCGTGAAATGGCGCACAGGCAACTCGCCCGTGAGCAGGGGCAGCGTACATTACACACCACCGACCTCGTTCACGAAGCTTACATGCGGCTCGTAGACGATTCCCAGGTTTCGAAAAAAGGCAAGGCCTACTTTTTCTCTGCTGCAGCCAGCGCCATGCGGCGCGTCCTTGTCGACCAGGCCCGCAAACGGAATTCGAAGAAAAGGGGAGAAGGGATACAGAAGGTCAAGCTGGACGATGTAGAGATTGGTATCAATGCGTTCGCCGGCAATTTACTCGACCTTGACGACGCACTCAACGAACTCGCTGCTTTTAGCCCGCGCCAGGCCAGGGTGGTAGAATACCGCTTCTTCGGCGGACTCGGCGTCGAAGAGACGGCTGATATCCTGCAGATTTCGTCCCGCACGGCAACCAATGACTGGAAGCTGGCGCGGGCCTGGCTCCATCGCCGGCTTAAAGCATAA
- a CDS encoding ABC transporter permease, translated as MFRNYLRIAFRNLYRYKGYALINILGLSIGIALCLIILRYVQFEKSFDRFHTHAADIVRVENLVQAEQGIRQWAYTPRDLADFLQDTYPEIKTVTRIGSEDEPLVSFETKRFYESNFHYADANVFDVFDLRVLRGDVEALDRPGTVMLTQEMVRKYFAGVDPVGQTIDVSDKWEGSVHTFEVVGIIEALPSNSHFSVHFLGSLATLDALYEDMNSQQVYTYVRLKRGASPAAFIEKVQGLHERSQLAWLENGRRLSGTPLLDIHLYSNNDPTTEIAVQGDIQVVYLFSLTALLVIILACINYANLATARASARAMEVGVRKVVGAGRSQLIAQFIAESFVFVILALGLGILLSNLALPFFYGLLDREFVFDWVNPSFLLAIGLGTVAIVLLAGSYPAFLLSGLRPIRIIKGFDYKQSGVSFRKGLVVFQFVVSIAFIAATVTIYHQLNFVTSERLGFAQEQRLILKTRNRLNANATALKEELEATAGVKRVSLSSGLPGHPSAISFYTRSAFEGASGDPDEYVVFDHIWVDHNFLETFDIPIQQGRNFSTAFGSDAATAVLINTSAAKALGLDDPVGKTFTRNDVQLEIIGVVSDFHIHDLKQLVRPLILELDTATTFVTVQLTSNEVRASLVAVEALWNKHIPDFPFQYAFLDEEIASMYREEQRLGHLFLVFSGLAVLVACLGLFGLAAYTTVQRSKEISIRKILGASVRNLVSMLTEDYLKLVGIAFIVAAPLTYFVMDAWLASFVYHIDLGIWIFLLAGVLAALIAIATVGYQSVRAAIANPVESLRQS; from the coding sequence ATGTTTCGTAATTATCTTCGCATCGCATTTCGTAACCTGTATCGGTATAAAGGATACGCCCTGATCAATATCCTGGGCTTATCGATTGGTATTGCACTGTGCCTGATTATCCTGCGGTACGTTCAGTTTGAAAAAAGTTTTGATCGTTTTCATACCCACGCAGCAGATATTGTGCGGGTGGAGAACCTTGTTCAGGCTGAGCAGGGCATTCGGCAATGGGCTTACACGCCGCGAGACCTGGCTGATTTTCTGCAAGACACATACCCGGAGATAAAAACGGTTACGCGAATTGGTTCAGAAGATGAGCCGCTGGTAAGCTTTGAAACAAAGCGATTTTACGAGTCGAATTTCCACTATGCAGATGCCAATGTATTTGATGTATTTGACCTGCGCGTCTTGCGAGGTGATGTAGAAGCATTGGATCGTCCGGGTACGGTGATGCTTACCCAAGAAATGGTGCGAAAATATTTTGCTGGCGTAGATCCTGTGGGGCAAACCATTGACGTATCTGATAAGTGGGAGGGGAGCGTACATACCTTCGAAGTTGTTGGTATTATCGAAGCCTTGCCTTCAAACTCGCATTTCTCTGTGCATTTTTTGGGCTCGCTGGCTACCCTTGATGCATTGTATGAGGACATGAACAGCCAGCAAGTGTACACGTACGTGCGCTTGAAGCGCGGTGCTTCTCCCGCGGCATTTATAGAGAAAGTGCAGGGGTTGCACGAGCGGTCCCAACTGGCGTGGTTGGAGAATGGCCGGCGGCTCTCAGGGACCCCGCTACTCGACATCCACCTGTATAGCAACAATGACCCGACCACAGAAATTGCTGTACAGGGAGATATCCAGGTTGTCTATCTGTTTTCTCTTACCGCTCTTCTGGTCATTATTCTTGCCTGTATCAACTATGCTAATCTGGCTACGGCGCGTGCATCAGCCAGAGCGATGGAGGTAGGGGTGAGGAAAGTAGTCGGCGCCGGCCGGAGCCAATTAATTGCACAATTTATTGCTGAATCGTTTGTGTTTGTCATCCTGGCACTCGGACTTGGTATTTTGCTTTCCAACCTGGCGCTACCCTTCTTTTACGGGCTGCTCGACAGGGAATTTGTATTTGACTGGGTAAACCCTTCCTTCCTTTTGGCAATAGGGCTTGGCACGGTTGCCATTGTGCTGCTGGCCGGCAGCTATCCAGCCTTTTTGTTGTCGGGGCTCAGGCCTATCCGCATCATCAAGGGCTTTGATTACAAGCAGAGTGGGGTAAGTTTTCGGAAAGGGCTGGTGGTGTTCCAGTTTGTGGTATCGATTGCATTTATTGCTGCAACCGTCACGATTTACCATCAGCTCAATTTTGTTACCAGTGAACGCCTCGGATTTGCGCAAGAGCAGCGGCTGATCCTCAAAACGCGCAACCGGTTAAATGCCAATGCGACAGCGCTAAAAGAAGAGCTGGAGGCTACAGCCGGCGTGAAGCGCGTTTCGCTGAGCTCCGGTTTGCCGGGCCATCCTTCAGCTATTTCCTTTTATACCCGTTCTGCTTTTGAAGGGGCAAGCGGAGACCCAGACGAGTATGTCGTTTTTGATCACATTTGGGTCGATCACAACTTTTTGGAGACGTTTGATATCCCGATTCAGCAAGGCCGCAATTTTTCAACAGCATTTGGCTCGGATGCAGCTACGGCTGTGCTGATCAACACATCTGCTGCGAAAGCGCTGGGACTCGACGACCCGGTAGGCAAAACCTTTACGCGAAATGACGTGCAGCTGGAAATCATAGGTGTTGTATCAGACTTCCATATTCACGACCTCAAACAGCTGGTCCGCCCGCTTATTCTGGAGCTAGACACGGCCACGACGTTTGTTACCGTTCAATTGACGTCGAATGAAGTGAGAGCCAGCCTGGTGGCAGTAGAAGCCCTCTGGAATAAACACATTCCTGATTTCCCGTTTCAATATGCCTTTCTCGATGAAGAAATAGCCTCGATGTACCGAGAGGAACAGCGACTCGGACATCTCTTCCTGGTCTTTTCAGGATTGGCTGTACTCGTTGCCTGTTTGGGGCTGTTTGGCCTGGCTGCCTATACTACCGTACAGCGCAGCAAAGAAATCAGCATCAGAAAAATCCTGGGGGCAAGTGTTCGGAATTTGGTGTCGATGTTGACGGAAGATTACCTGAAACTCGTGGGGATAGCTTTTATCGTGGCAGCGCCGCTTACCTACTTTGTGATGGATGCGTGGCTCGCGTCGTTTGTGTATCACATAGACCTTGGGATATGGATTTTCTTACTGGCCGGCGTGCTGGCTGCACTGATTGCCATTGCCACGGTAGGTTATCAGAGTGTAAGGGCTGCTATTGCAAACCCGGTAGAATCTTTACGGCAATCATAG
- a CDS encoding ABC transporter ATP-binding protein, whose amino-acid sequence MLKIKELTKSYMQGFSRHFILRNINLEIEQGSFVSIMGPSGAGKSTLLHILGMLDEPSTGEYLFNDEPVHKLSEKKRTALHREHIGFVFQAYHLIDDLTVYENLETPLLYKKIKGSERKSMVAELLDRFNMVAKKDLFPSQLSGGQQQLVAIARALIIKPQLILADEPTGNLHSKQAEEIMETLKKLNEEGVTIIQVTHNAELAGYGNRIIELVDGRVEADYIPAPAA is encoded by the coding sequence ATGTTGAAAATAAAAGAGTTAACCAAGTCATACATGCAGGGGTTTTCCCGGCATTTTATCCTGCGCAACATAAACCTGGAAATCGAGCAAGGGTCGTTTGTCAGCATCATGGGCCCTTCAGGTGCCGGCAAGTCTACCTTGTTGCATATTCTTGGTATGTTGGATGAGCCTTCTACCGGAGAATACCTGTTTAACGATGAGCCCGTGCATAAGCTGAGCGAGAAAAAGCGTACAGCATTGCACCGTGAACACATTGGATTTGTGTTTCAGGCTTACCACCTGATTGATGACCTCACTGTGTACGAGAACCTGGAAACGCCGCTGCTCTATAAAAAAATCAAAGGCAGCGAACGCAAGAGCATGGTGGCTGAACTACTCGACCGGTTCAATATGGTAGCAAAGAAAGACCTGTTTCCCAGCCAGCTTTCAGGCGGGCAGCAGCAACTCGTTGCCATTGCACGCGCCTTGATCATCAAGCCCCAATTGATCCTCGCAGATGAGCCTACGGGCAACTTGCACTCCAAGCAGGCGGAAGAGATTATGGAAACCCTCAAGAAATTAAACGAAGAGGGCGTGACCATTATTCAGGTAACCCACAATGCAGAGTTAGCCGGTTACGGCAACCGCATCATAGAACTGGTAGATGGGCGCGTTGAAGCAGATTATATCCCTGCGCCGGCAGCTTAA
- a CDS encoding serine/threonine-protein kinase, with translation MQDPAHNKAPSREQWQAVEQLFLKALELPTDKRAAFLDDACVADTTLREELDSLLAAHDEQHGFLDEMDASSAVALMHDMQPEAARTYGAYQVVREIGRGGMGKVYLAERRDGQFSQQVALKVVKGGLDTAGISQRFLQERQILAQLQHPNIARLLDGGLSTAGDPYFVMEYIDGQPLLMYCDAQRLSVDARIRLFVKVCEAVQYAHQNLIVHRDLKPGNILVTPAGDVKLLDFGIAKLIADGEMEAPEPLTETGFKAMTPEYASPEQVRAEVITTATDVYALGVILYEMLVGCRPYQFDRRSMQEVVQAICINEPARPLRALDLPALNLHPVPQIAANRGLSMPRLQRTLKGDVEAILLKALQKESSARYATVQAIREDLERYLARLPVKSRAGSLGYVFNKFIRRHRFAVAGLGLFILCLAVFSIVLGVQANRLAAERDRSQREAEKAVAVADFLESILSQHVPHWGIAMSQ, from the coding sequence ATGCAGGACCCAGCACACAACAAGGCACCAAGCCGCGAGCAGTGGCAGGCTGTAGAGCAGTTGTTTCTGAAGGCACTCGAACTGCCTACCGATAAAAGGGCCGCTTTCCTCGATGACGCTTGTGTAGCGGATACTACGCTACGCGAAGAGCTAGACTCATTACTGGCGGCCCACGATGAACAGCATGGATTCCTCGACGAAATGGATGCGTCGAGCGCTGTTGCCTTAATGCACGACATGCAGCCTGAAGCGGCTCGAACCTATGGTGCGTATCAAGTGGTACGGGAAATTGGGCGTGGCGGGATGGGGAAAGTATATCTCGCAGAGCGCAGAGACGGACAGTTTAGTCAGCAAGTAGCCCTTAAGGTGGTCAAGGGCGGGTTAGATACCGCCGGCATTTCTCAGCGTTTTCTGCAGGAACGGCAGATTCTGGCGCAATTGCAGCACCCCAATATTGCCAGGCTCCTTGACGGTGGATTGAGTACAGCTGGAGACCCGTACTTCGTGATGGAATACATCGACGGACAGCCATTGTTGATGTATTGCGATGCACAGCGTCTTTCCGTGGATGCCCGCATCCGTTTGTTTGTGAAAGTGTGTGAGGCGGTTCAGTATGCGCATCAGAATCTTATCGTACATCGTGACCTGAAGCCGGGCAATATATTGGTAACGCCGGCTGGGGATGTAAAGCTGCTGGATTTCGGCATAGCAAAGCTGATTGCGGACGGCGAAATGGAGGCGCCGGAGCCACTCACGGAAACTGGCTTTAAGGCAATGACACCCGAATATGCCTCTCCAGAGCAAGTGCGGGCTGAAGTCATTACAACAGCTACTGACGTTTATGCACTGGGCGTCATTCTGTACGAAATGCTCGTGGGTTGCCGGCCCTACCAGTTTGATCGGCGATCGATGCAGGAAGTGGTGCAGGCGATTTGCATAAATGAGCCGGCGCGACCGCTCCGGGCCCTCGATTTGCCAGCTTTGAACCTGCATCCCGTGCCTCAAATAGCTGCAAACCGTGGTCTTTCAATGCCTCGTTTGCAGCGCACGCTGAAAGGTGATGTCGAAGCAATTTTGCTGAAAGCGTTGCAAAAAGAATCTTCAGCGCGCTACGCCACGGTACAGGCCATTCGCGAAGACCTCGAACGGTATCTGGCGCGTTTACCTGTGAAATCACGTGCCGGTTCGCTCGGGTATGTATTCAACAAATTTATCCGTCGGCACCGGTTTGCTGTAGCTGGTTTGGGCTTATTTATTCTCTGTCTTGCAGTGTTCAGTATTGTGCTGGGCGTGCAGGCAAACCGGTTGGCTGCAGAACGCGACCGAAGCCAACGTGAGGCTGAGAAAGCAGTTGCTGTGGCAGACTTTCTGGAAAGTATCTTGAGTCAACACGTGCCACATTGGGGAATAGCGATGAGCCAGTGA
- a CDS encoding ABC transporter permease, with protein sequence MLKSYFKLAYRALLKNKVATGINLFGLSITLGCGILAYLFVFSELQRDTFHEKADRIFLVEHTADVNGVIETWGKSPAPLGPALRDEQALVNDAVRVAEAQVLVITEDFHFSEFARFVDPSFLSMFSFPMQAGNEDALHAADGIVITPEMAAKYFPTGEAFGQLLYLSIDGAPEQAFTVRGVVEKLPPNTSLGFSLLLPINVLEKADTDFNSWTNLVRATFVELATPAVGASVTPSLKTYAAAQQSAAPLEHQIQQFYLKNLKDISHNKTDVKYTIAYQVNWGPIIVLSTITLFLFLLACFNYMNITLGAMHTRMQEIGIRKVMGGQQRQLIFQFLSENILLCSLALVIGVLVARSFLIPGFTYITNGLDLSFNLLTRPDLWIYLGCLVVALGFVSGLYPAFYISAFKPVTIFSGRLQMGGPKRIMLTLLGLQFVLALITMVVSVGLTLNKNYLQHTDWGYDNADTIVLHTGPESYGTMLQAASALPGVTAVAGANNHIGAYPLHEVNLQLTETSHTAFEFEVAPTYFDVVRPKLIAGTYPAGPADVVINASMAELLGTYTAVDQLVVLDSTSYRVAGVVQDFYFQNFSHAIEPAYLRTTDSDGFIFLAVRTQPKATQAITNQLSAIWRENFPETTFSSFYQDQAFAGYFAESGRINNIFYFAALFALILSCAGLFGLAAQQVSSRMKEMSIRKILGASVGQIVKLTNRRFAVLLMIAGVLAAPVGFVILKLMLDQFALEHMPLGPAPFMIAFGLVVLLAGLTLLSQVFRLSKANPADLLRNV encoded by the coding sequence ATGCTGAAAAGCTATTTCAAACTTGCTTATCGGGCTTTGCTCAAAAACAAAGTTGCAACGGGTATTAATCTGTTTGGCCTGTCAATCACACTGGGATGTGGGATTCTTGCGTATCTGTTTGTCTTTTCAGAACTACAGCGCGACACCTTTCACGAAAAAGCTGATCGAATCTTTCTTGTAGAACATACAGCGGACGTGAACGGAGTGATCGAAACTTGGGGCAAATCGCCGGCTCCGCTTGGGCCGGCACTACGCGATGAACAAGCGCTGGTAAATGACGCCGTCCGAGTTGCCGAAGCGCAAGTGTTGGTTATCACTGAGGATTTCCACTTCTCCGAGTTCGCCCGGTTTGTTGATCCCTCTTTTCTGTCGATGTTCTCTTTCCCCATGCAGGCCGGTAACGAGGATGCCCTACACGCAGCGGATGGCATCGTCATTACACCGGAAATGGCTGCCAAATACTTCCCGACAGGGGAAGCATTCGGACAGTTGCTCTATCTCAGTATTGATGGCGCGCCAGAACAGGCATTTACCGTGCGTGGTGTTGTAGAAAAACTTCCCCCCAATACCAGCCTTGGCTTTTCGTTGCTGCTACCGATTAACGTACTGGAAAAAGCGGATACCGATTTCAACAGCTGGACAAACCTGGTTCGCGCAACATTTGTTGAGCTTGCTACGCCGGCAGTGGGCGCCTCCGTTACCCCAAGCCTGAAAACTTATGCGGCTGCACAACAAAGCGCAGCCCCGCTCGAACACCAGATCCAACAGTTCTACCTGAAGAACCTGAAAGACATTTCGCACAATAAAACGGATGTCAAATATACCATCGCATACCAGGTTAACTGGGGTCCTATTATTGTGTTATCCACCATCACCCTGTTTTTATTCTTGTTGGCTTGCTTCAACTACATGAATATCACGCTGGGCGCCATGCACACGCGGATGCAGGAAATTGGGATTCGAAAGGTTATGGGCGGCCAGCAACGGCAACTCATATTTCAGTTTTTGTCTGAGAACATCTTGCTATGTAGTCTTGCGCTGGTGATTGGCGTATTGGTAGCGCGGAGCTTTTTAATTCCCGGTTTCACGTATATCACCAATGGACTCGACCTCAGCTTCAACCTGTTGACCCGGCCCGATTTATGGATTTACCTGGGATGCCTCGTTGTGGCGCTGGGCTTTGTATCAGGCCTTTACCCTGCGTTTTACATATCAGCATTCAAGCCGGTAACCATTTTTTCCGGCCGGCTGCAAATGGGCGGTCCGAAGCGCATCATGTTGACGCTGCTGGGTCTACAGTTTGTACTTGCCCTGATCACGATGGTCGTCAGCGTAGGCCTCACGCTAAACAAAAACTATTTACAACATACGGATTGGGGGTACGACAACGCAGACACAATCGTCCTCCATACAGGGCCAGAATCTTATGGCACCATGCTCCAGGCTGCAAGCGCCTTACCTGGCGTTACAGCCGTAGCCGGCGCAAATAACCATATTGGTGCATATCCCCTGCACGAAGTAAACCTGCAGCTTACAGAGACTTCCCATACTGCCTTCGAATTCGAAGTGGCGCCAACCTATTTTGATGTAGTGCGCCCCAAACTAATTGCCGGCACATATCCTGCCGGTCCGGCTGACGTGGTGATCAATGCATCCATGGCCGAACTCCTTGGTACATATACTGCTGTTGATCAGCTTGTTGTGCTGGACAGTACGTCGTACCGGGTAGCGGGTGTTGTACAAGACTTTTACTTCCAGAACTTCTCACATGCCATCGAACCGGCCTACCTTCGCACAACTGATAGTGACGGGTTCATTTTTCTAGCGGTACGCACACAACCAAAAGCTACGCAAGCGATTACCAATCAACTCTCGGCCATCTGGCGGGAAAACTTCCCCGAAACTACGTTTAGCTCATTTTATCAGGATCAGGCATTTGCTGGCTACTTCGCTGAATCGGGCCGCATCAACAACATCTTTTATTTTGCCGCCTTGTTTGCCCTCATCCTGTCGTGCGCCGGACTCTTCGGCCTGGCAGCACAGCAGGTTTCGAGCCGCATGAAAGAAATGAGCATCCGCAAAATCCTCGGCGCATCGGTTGGGCAGATTGTCAAGTTGACCAACCGGCGGTTTGCCGTCTTGCTAATGATTGCCGGCGTACTGGCAGCACCCGTTGGTTTCGTCATCCTCAAGCTCATGCTCGACCAGTTTGCCCTCGAGCACATGCCACTTGGCCCGGCACCGTTCATGATTGCCTTTGGCCTTGTTGTCCTCCTGGCCGGCCTCACACTGCTGTCACAAGTATTCCGCCTAAGCAAAGCCAACCCGGCCGATTTACTGCGCAACGTGTGA
- a CDS encoding DUF5916 domain-containing protein has translation MAVAHLSNFRRPFLLFVLCIAWMCVTPLYAQPTAPGESSENVGITPQARAVRVTEAPALDGDILNDPVWQAAEPVESFWQTTPLEGAPATERTVVRVVFTENAFHLGVVCYTADPDKIIVSDAVRDGALNGIDSFQFILDTYKDTQSGFVFGTSPAGIEYDAQVTNEGAGVFGFAGQTSGSGGGLNVNWDGSWEVASKIGDYGWSAEFTIPFRTLRFPNKDLQSWGVNFQRNIRHNNEVVFWSKLPRQFNLYKVSMAGTLDGLEVPDTRNLKIMPYALGQTSIDRVGDAGGETGDFGVDVKYSLTPSMALDLTYNTDFAQVEVDDEQVNLDRFNLFFPEKRPFFLENAGLFSIKSDGSIRTGSDVELFFSRRIGIGPNGETVPIIGGARVSGNVGNNTSIGLLNMQTEKIGGITASNNFAVARVEQQLKNRSSVGAMFVNREGDSDLSLDIPYNRLIGVDGQLGIGDNTEINAYVARTFSPHLDGRQYAYDISARRSTESLLMTFQYAEIADNFNPEVGFMARQSFRKLSTLIFNTIRVKDYWNLLEIRPHIAYRSYWGYADGFHETNFVHVDTHWEWMSGFEVHTGVNFRKEGVRNTFSLGGVEIPSDTYDWAEAQLVLITDPRKDVSYSIRSFIGGFFGGRRITSSSNLNFRGGEKFNGQVTLQRSNVFLDNGDFTSNLLRTRLSYSFTPRIFLQGLAQYNDLAEIWSFNLRFGWLQSANTGLFVVFNQASALDLADDDGILYGFGDLQIRSLTLKYTYLFDVFK, from the coding sequence GTGGCTGTAGCTCACCTCAGCAATTTTCGTAGACCCTTTCTGCTCTTCGTATTGTGTATCGCATGGATGTGTGTTACCCCGCTCTATGCGCAGCCAACCGCGCCAGGAGAGTCATCTGAGAATGTGGGTATAACGCCACAGGCCCGGGCTGTGCGCGTTACCGAAGCGCCGGCACTCGACGGCGACATCCTCAATGATCCGGTCTGGCAGGCAGCTGAGCCCGTCGAATCCTTCTGGCAAACGACACCGCTGGAAGGTGCACCTGCCACAGAGAGAACCGTAGTGCGCGTGGTTTTTACAGAAAATGCCTTTCATCTTGGCGTTGTTTGTTATACTGCAGACCCCGACAAAATCATCGTTTCTGATGCTGTCCGCGATGGCGCGCTCAATGGCATAGACAGCTTTCAGTTTATCCTGGATACCTACAAAGATACCCAGAGTGGTTTCGTGTTTGGTACAAGTCCAGCCGGCATCGAATACGATGCACAGGTAACCAACGAAGGTGCTGGTGTTTTTGGGTTTGCCGGCCAGACGAGCGGCTCAGGAGGCGGACTGAATGTGAACTGGGATGGATCATGGGAGGTCGCATCGAAAATTGGAGATTATGGCTGGAGTGCCGAGTTCACCATTCCATTCCGGACGCTGAGGTTTCCAAACAAAGACCTCCAAAGCTGGGGTGTTAACTTCCAACGCAATATCCGCCACAACAACGAAGTGGTATTCTGGTCAAAGTTGCCCCGGCAGTTCAACCTGTACAAAGTCTCCATGGCCGGCACCCTCGACGGCCTGGAAGTGCCTGATACGCGCAACCTGAAAATCATGCCTTATGCGCTCGGGCAGACCAGCATTGACCGTGTTGGCGACGCAGGCGGGGAAACAGGCGACTTTGGTGTAGATGTGAAATACAGCCTCACCCCCAGCATGGCACTGGACCTGACTTACAACACCGACTTCGCGCAGGTAGAAGTGGATGATGAGCAGGTTAACCTTGATCGGTTTAACCTGTTCTTTCCTGAAAAACGCCCGTTCTTCCTGGAAAATGCCGGCTTGTTTTCGATAAAATCAGATGGCAGTATACGGACGGGAAGCGACGTAGAGCTGTTTTTCAGCCGGCGCATCGGGATCGGACCTAACGGAGAAACGGTGCCGATTATTGGGGGTGCCCGTGTATCAGGCAACGTGGGCAACAACACGAGTATTGGCCTGCTGAACATGCAAACCGAAAAAATCGGTGGTATCACAGCGTCCAATAATTTCGCCGTAGCGCGTGTAGAGCAGCAGCTGAAGAACCGCTCTTCGGTTGGTGCTATGTTTGTGAATCGAGAGGGCGATAGCGATCTCAGTCTTGATATTCCATACAACCGCCTGATTGGTGTTGACGGACAGTTAGGCATTGGTGACAATACAGAGATCAATGCATACGTAGCGCGTACCTTCTCGCCACATCTCGATGGTCGGCAGTACGCTTATGACATCTCGGCCCGCCGAAGTACCGAGTCATTGCTGATGACTTTCCAGTATGCAGAAATTGCAGACAATTTCAATCCGGAAGTAGGCTTTATGGCAAGGCAGAGCTTTCGCAAGTTGAGTACCTTGATTTTCAACACAATTCGCGTAAAAGATTACTGGAATTTACTCGAAATCCGCCCGCACATTGCCTATCGCAGCTATTGGGGCTATGCTGATGGATTCCATGAAACGAACTTTGTGCACGTTGACACGCACTGGGAATGGATGAGTGGCTTCGAAGTGCATACGGGTGTTAACTTCCGTAAAGAAGGCGTACGGAATACGTTCTCACTGGGCGGTGTTGAAATTCCATCTGACACCTACGATTGGGCCGAAGCACAGCTTGTGCTGATCACGGATCCGCGAAAAGACGTCAGCTACAGTATTCGTTCATTTATTGGTGGCTTTTTTGGAGGCCGGCGTATTACCTCTTCTTCAAACTTGAATTTCCGTGGCGGCGAAAAATTCAACGGTCAGGTAACCCTGCAACGCAGCAATGTCTTTCTCGACAATGGCGACTTTACAAGCAACCTGTTGCGGACGCGTTTGAGCTACTCGTTTACGCCCCGCATCTTTTTGCAAGGGTTGGCGCAGTACAATGATCTGGCTGAAATTTGGTCCTTCAACCTGCGGTTTGGCTGGCTGCAATCTGCAAATACAGGCTTGTTTGTGGTATTCAACCAGGCCAGTGCACTCGATCTGGCGGACGACGATGGTATCCTTTACGGGTTTGGAGATTTGCAAATTCGCAGCTTGACGCTCAAGTATACCTACTTGTTTGATGTGTTTAAGTAG